The Pyxidicoccus sp. MSG2 DNA segment CGTGGACGTGCGCAAGGTCCAGGCCCTCCAGGAGGGACGCGTCCCCATCTACGAGCCGGGGCTCGAGGAACTGCTGCACCGCAACGCCGCCGCGAACCGGCTCCACTTCACCACCGACCTGGCCAGGGCGGTGGCGCCCGCGCAGGTGGTCTTCATCGCCGTGGGCACGCCGGAAGGGGAGAGCGGTGACGCCGACCTCCAGTACGTGCTCGCCGCCGCCGAGAGCATCGGCCGGGAGATGAAGCAGTACACGGTGGTGGTGGACAAGAGCACCGTGCCGGTGGGCACCGCGGACAAGGTGCGGGAGACCATCCGCGCGGTGACGGACGTGGAGTTCGACGTCGTCTCCAACCCCGAGTTCCTCAAGGAGGGCGCCGCGCTGGAGGACTTCCTCAAGCCGGACCGCGTCGTCATCGGCACCACGTCCGAGCGGGCGCGCAAGCTGATGGGCCAGCTCTACGGGCCCTTCGTCCGCACGGAGAACCCCATCCTCTACATGGACACGCGCTCGGCGGAGCTGACGAAGTACGCCGCCAACGCGATGCTGGCCACGCGCATCTCCTTCATGAACGACGTCGCCGCGCTCTGCGAGAAGGTGGGCGCGGACGTGGAATACGTGCGCAAGGGCCTGGGCTCGGACCGGCGCATCGGCTACCCGTTCCTCCACCCGGGCTGCGGCTACGGCGGCTCCTGCTTCCCCAAGGACGTGAAGGCGCTGGTGGCTACCGCGCGCGAGTTCGGCCTGGAGCTGGACTTGCTGCGCGCCGTGGAGCGCACCAACGCGCGGCAGAAGCGCTCGCTGCTGGCCAAGGCGCTGCGGCACTACGGCGACTTGGCGGACCGGACCTTCGGGGTGTGGGGCCTGGCCTTCAAGCCGAAGACGGACGACATGCGCGAGGCCCCCGCCGTGGAGCTCATCGAGGGCCTGCTGGGCAAGGGCGCCCGGGTGCAGGTGCATGACCCGGTGGCGGCGAAGGTGGCGGAGCGCTACTTCGGCAACCGGGTGCTGTACGCACCGTCGAGCTACGCGGCGGCGGAAGGCGCGGAGGGCCTCTTCCTCGTCACCGAGTGGAACGAGTTCCGCAGGCCCGATTTGCGCAAGCTCAAGAGCCTGATGAAGGGGCACGTCATCTTCGACGGCCGCAACATCTTCGACCCGGTGCAGGTGAGGGAGGAGGGCTTCGCGTACTACGGCATCGGCCGCGCGTAGCCCTCCACCCGCTCAGGCGGGCTTCGCCACCATCTCCCGGGGCGGGAACACCGCCTGCGCGGCGCCGGAGACCAGCGGAGAGGCATCCGCCTGGAGCCGGGCCAGCCGCGCCAGCCGCTCCGGCGTCCACCCCCGCTTGGGCGCCGCGTCGTGCACCAGGCACCACACGGCCACCCGGCGCGCCTCCTCGCTCGGGCTCGCGGTGAGCCGCGCCTCCACGGCCTCCAGCTCGCCCGCGGGGAGCGCGCCCACCACGCCGCGGCACGCCTCCAGCGCGTCCGCGTGCAGGTGGCCCGCCTCGCCCATGTGCGCCACCCGCGCGGCCCACTCCACCGGGGCCAGGGCCGCGCCCGCGCACCGCACGCGCAGCGCCGCCAGTCGCGCGTCCTTCGAGAGGACCTGCTCCGCCGCCAGCGCCGCCTGCATGTAGCTGGCGCGGGACTTCACCGGCAGGGCCAGCAACTGGCCCAGGGCCACGCTCAGCGCGCGCCGGTCCGGTGCCACCGCGTCCAGCATGCCCTCCAGGCGCTCCAAATCCCGCTCGTCGGAGCGGTGGAGGATGGCGCGCATGGCGGCGGACACCTCGTCGTCATACGGCGAGCCCAGCCGCGCGCCGCAGGCGGACAGGAAGGTGCGCTCGGCGTCCTTCACGGCGAGGTACGCCGCGCGGTTGAGCAGGTCGATGCGGGCCTCCGCCTCGGGCCGGCGCAGCACGCGCCCGAGCAGCGCGGACAGCTTCCGGTCCGACTCCACGGTGAGCCGGTCCGCGGGGATGTCGCCCAGGCGCGAGGCCATCACCCAGTCGGTGCCGTCCACCGCGCGGGCGAAGACGTCCCACGTCGGCTCGCGGTCCAGGTGGTCCCACAGGGCGCGCAGCATGGCGATGCGCACGTCGCGGTGCAGCGCCAGGCCGTCCAGCTCCAGCAGCCGCTCGTAGGCGGCGTCCGCGCGCAGCTCGCCCAGCAGGCGCACCACCTCCTTGGCCACGGTGACCTTGGTCAGGGGCACGGAGGCCAGCAGCGACAGCACGCGCGAGGGCGGCATGCCCTTGAAGGCCCGGCGCAGGCCGTAGATGGCGATGCGGGCGCGTGCGTCCTCCAGGCACCGCAGCAGCGTGGGCACGCCCTGGCCCTGGTCGCACCGCGCCATGACGCGCAGGGCCTTCTCCTGCACGGCCGGCCGCGTGTCGTCGGCCAGCGCGCACAGTCCGTCCATGGGCGCCCAGTCGAGGGCCGCCAGCTGCGCGGTGGCCCACAGCAGCGTGGGCGTGTCGCGCTCGCGGTCCTCGAACATCCGCCCCACGGCGCGCGAGTAGGTGGCGCTCTGCTCCGCCGTCCACCGGAAGAAGCCGTCGCCGAAGGACAGCAGCCAGCCCGTCTTCCCCGTCGCGAAG contains these protein-coding regions:
- a CDS encoding UDP-glucose dehydrogenase family protein, which produces MKIAVVGTGYVGLVAGTCFAESGNEVTCVDVDVRKVQALQEGRVPIYEPGLEELLHRNAAANRLHFTTDLARAVAPAQVVFIAVGTPEGESGDADLQYVLAAAESIGREMKQYTVVVDKSTVPVGTADKVRETIRAVTDVEFDVVSNPEFLKEGAALEDFLKPDRVVIGTTSERARKLMGQLYGPFVRTENPILYMDTRSAELTKYAANAMLATRISFMNDVAALCEKVGADVEYVRKGLGSDRRIGYPFLHPGCGYGGSCFPKDVKALVATAREFGLELDLLRAVERTNARQKRSLLAKALRHYGDLADRTFGVWGLAFKPKTDDMREAPAVELIEGLLGKGARVQVHDPVAAKVAERYFGNRVLYAPSSYAAAEGAEGLFLVTEWNEFRRPDLRKLKSLMKGHVIFDGRNIFDPVQVREEGFAYYGIGRA